The following coding sequences lie in one Apostichopus japonicus isolate 1M-3 chromosome 13, ASM3797524v1, whole genome shotgun sequence genomic window:
- the LOC139978628 gene encoding uncharacterized protein isoform X1, which produces MYNLRCRRQPTPNLNKKLADRNGLSVQWINKEKGRGVFATEEISSGEFLLQYRGDLTTRKNAEIRCQKKVADITYLYFFMHNGQNLCVDATKEDNSLGRLVNDDKRNANCFMKVAKDDVIPHLCLYAKKKILPGEEITYDYGGYCPWRKKTTNEEHDEVPQEEMNTMTTNEEHDEVPQEEMNTMTTNEEHVEVPQEEMNTMTTNEEQDEVPQEEMNTMTTNEEHDEVPQEEMNTMETACKSTSVSFTESPNGALYFDADLRKYHHSLDNNPNEPVFLDEMTGNMYSYDICTVSCQEEYPELQPVFDKMMQQIEEQTSDDDSDKAIYEENDSKTSDDDNDKAIYEENDSKTSDDDNDKAIYEENDSKTSDDDNDKAIYEENDSKIPKRLRKLRQLRSYSKDDAVESDFVPFDEESDTSSEEDANTSDEGYAADENQPSTSNKVCVLSTEYTAPEEKSKRAWNRQHYCIYCEKTVLQIARHFKTHHFDESLVIKALNEPKKSKERNAIFEELRKKGDHAHNIKVFKEGKGQLLVYKRPQMGLLDAEDFIPCPDCHGYFAKRSLWRHQKNCTSESKNESKQTLGLRRAARVLLPTKADCSSKLQNILAGMKADNIVLTIRADPWLCKLGEHYINDSPNAHYIVSDRMRSVARLLLETQKLNCAIKSAKDLVNPCHFDNVISGVKGCCGFDDASQMFATPSLAKKLGQSLNVLADISIAEAIKAADASQENMAEQFLKLKKLQWNKKIATKIYKQQSKQKWQKPPKIPLTADTVKLYQLLSCNIKETKESLKTEVTTSLWRELASLTLTQLIMFNRRRPGETQNLKLEDYKQQTGQKKDFQDEIYDSLPVAQKIASKRLSLIMTRGKRDRGVPVMLTPNMKDSIEILNNTRELAGVDPQNPYIFACPSGESLQPLRGYDCLHKYAQQCGAQNPERLTATNMRKHLATLSQILNLSESELEQLANHLGHNISVHKEYYRLPQDVIFLAKVSKLLLTAEKGHIHKYQGKALADFEIDNKELLSDREMSDENESEIDEVETQEIPDSQAHTTVNTKYKKRVISSRTKWSKHEETAVMNDPQLKKAIKTMHPPAYKACHDARENNACLQNRSITQIKSKVWNIIQKKSKAQLQKEH; this is translated from the exons ATGCCAACTGCTTCATGAAGGTTGCAAAAGATGATGTAATACCACATCTTTGTCTATATGCTAAGAAGAAAATACTACCAGGGGAGGAGATAACATATGACTATGGTGGTTATTGCCCTTGGAGAAAGAAG ACAACTAATGAAGAGCATGATGAAGTACCTCAGGAGGAAATGAATACTATG ACAACTAATGAAGAGCATGATGAAGTACCTCAGGAGGAAATGAATACTATG ACAACTAATGAAGAGCATGTTGAAGTGCCTCAGGAGGAAATGAATACTATG ACAACTAATGAAGAGCAGGATGAAGTACCTCAGGAGGAAATGAATACTATG ACAACTAATGAAGAGCATGATGAAGTGCCTCAGGAGGAAATGAATACTATG GAAACTGCATGCAAATCAACATCAGTCTCATTCACAG AATCCCCAAATGGTGCATTATATTTTGATGCTGATCTGAGAAAATACCATCATTCACTTG ATAACAACCCCAATGAGCCTGTGTTTTTGGATGAAATGACAGGGAATATGTACTCATATG ATATTTGTACTGTATCCTGCCAAGAG GAGTATCCTGAACTTCAACCAGTATTTGATAAAATGATGCAGCAAATAGAAGAACAG ACATCTGATGATGATAGTGACAAAGCTATCTACGAAGAAAATGATTCcaag ACatctgatgatgataatgacaaaGCTATCTACGAAGAAAATGATTCcaag ACatctgatgatgataatgacaaaGCTATCTATGAAGAAAATGATTCcaag ACatctgatgatgataatgacaaaGCTATCTATGAAGAAAATGATTCcaag ATTCCAAAAAGGCTAAGGAAACTTAGACAATTAAGAAGCTACTCTAAAGATGATGCTGTCGAAAGTGATTTTGTACCATTTGATGAAGAAAGCGACACCTCTTCAGAAGAAGATGCTAACACATCAGATGAAGGCTATGCTGCTGATGAGAATCAACCCAGTACTAGTAATAAGGTATGTGTATTATCAACAGAGTACACTGCCCCAGAGGAAAAATCAAAAAGAGCTTGGAACAGACAACACTACTGCATCTACTGTGAGAAAACTGTTCTACAAATAGCACGACATTTCAAAACTCATCATTTTGATGAATCATTGGTGATTAAGGCCTTAAATGAACCTAAAAAGTCAAAGGAACGAAATGCCATTTTTgaagaattaagaaaaaagGGGGACCATGCCCACAATATAAAAGTcttcaaagaaggaaaaggtCAACTTTTGGTGTATAAAAGACCACAAATGGGGCTACTGGATGCAGAGGATTTCATTCCTTGTCCAGATTGTCACGGATATTTTGCAAAAAGATCTCTCTGGAGACACCAGAAAAATTGCACCTCAGAATctaaaaatgaaagtaaacaaacctTGGGCCTTCGGAGAGCTGCCAGAGTACTGCTTCCCACAAAGGCAGACTGCAGTTCAAAACTGCAGAACATACTTGCAGGTATGAAGGCTGACAATATTGTATTAACAATACGTGCAGATCCTTGGTTATGCAAATTGGGGGAACACTACATCAATGACAGCCCAAATGCACACTACATTGTATCAGATAGGATGAGATCTGTTGCACGTCTTCTTCTCGAGACCCAAAAGCTAAATTGTGCCATAAAATCAGCTAAAGATTTAGTAAATCCATGCCATTTTGATAATGTAATTTCAGGTGTGAAGGGCTGCTGTGGGTTTGACGATGCATCGCAAATGTTTGCCACACCATCATTGGCTAAAAAGCTAGGTCAAAGCTTAAATGTGCTGGCAGATATAAGTATTGCAGAAGCAATAAAAGCTGCAGATGCTTCACAAGAGAACATGGCCGAGCAATTCTTAAAGCTTAAGAAATTGCAGTGGAACAAGAAAATTGCCACTAAAATCTACAAACAGCAAAGCAAACAAAAGTGGCAAAAGCCCCCTAAAATACCACTAACAGCTGATACTGTGAAATTGTATCAACTATTATCATGTAACATAAAAGAGAcaaaagaaagtttgaaaacagAGGTAACAACATCGCTATGGAGGGAGTTGGCCTCACTAACTCTTACACAACTGATAATGTTTAACAGACGTCGACCTGGGGAAACCCAGAATCTTAAACTGGAAGATTACAAACAACAAACAGGGCAAAAAAAAGACTTTCAAGATGAGATATATGATTCACTTCCAGTAGCACAAAAAATTGCCTCAAAAAGGCTAAGCCTAATAATGACAAGGGGTAAGCGAGACCGCGGTGTTCCAGTAATGCTAACCCCCAACATGAAAGATTCAATAGAAATACTGAACAACACTAGGGAACTTGCTGGTGTTGATCCCCAAAACCCTTACATCTTTGCATGCCCATCAGGGGAGTCTCTACAGCCTCTTCGTGGATATGATTGCCTGCATAAATATGCACAACAGTGTGGGGCTCAAAATCCTGAACGCCTTACAGCCACAAATATGAGGAAGCATCTTGCTACATTGTCACAAATTTTGAATCTTTCAGAATCAGAATTAGAACAACTGGCTAATCACTTGGGGCATAATATCAGTGTTCACAAAGAATACTACCGCCTTCCACAAGATGTGATATTTCTTGCGAAAGTCAGCAAACTGTTACTTACTGCTGAAAAGGGCCATATTCATAAGTATCAAGGAAAAGCTTTGGCAGATTTTGAAATAGATAATAAAGAACTCTTGTCAGATAGAGAAATGTCTGATGAGAATGAAAGTGAGATAGATGAAGTTGAAACTCAAGAAATACCTGATAGCCAGGCTCATACAACtgtcaatacaaaatacaaaaagagAGTAATATCCTCAAGAACAAAATGGAGTAAACATGAAGAAACGGCTGTCATGAATGACCCACAGCTTAAGAAAGCCATCAAAACCATGCATCCTCCTGCATACAAAGCATGTCATGATGCAAGAGAAAACAATGCCTGTTTGCAAAATAGGTCAATTACACAAATCAAATCCAAAGTTTGGAACATTATACAGAAAAAATCTAAAGCACAGTTACAAAAGGAGCATTAG
- the LOC139978628 gene encoding uncharacterized protein isoform X5, which produces MHNGQNLCVDATKEDNSLGRLVNDDKRNANCFMKVAKDDVIPHLCLYAKKKILPGEEITYDYGGYCPWRKKTTNEEHDEVPQEEMNTMTTNEEHDEVPQEEMNTMTTNEEHVEVPQEEMNTMTTNEEQDEVPQEEMNTMTTNEEHDEVPQEEMNTMETACKSTSVSFTESPNGALYFDADLRKYHHSLDNNPNEPVFLDEMTGNMYSYDICTVSCQEEYPELQPVFDKMMQQIEEQTSDDDSDKAIYEENDSKTSDDDNDKAIYEENDSKTSDDDNDKAIYEENDSKTSDDDNDKAIYEENDSKIPKRLRKLRQLRSYSKDDAVESDFVPFDEESDTSSEEDANTSDEGYAADENQPSTSNKVCVLSTEYTAPEEKSKRAWNRQHYCIYCEKTVLQIARHFKTHHFDESLVIKALNEPKKSKERNAIFEELRKKGDHAHNIKVFKEGKGQLLVYKRPQMGLLDAEDFIPCPDCHGYFAKRSLWRHQKNCTSESKNESKQTLGLRRAARVLLPTKADCSSKLQNILAGMKADNIVLTIRADPWLCKLGEHYINDSPNAHYIVSDRMRSVARLLLETQKLNCAIKSAKDLVNPCHFDNVISGVKGCCGFDDASQMFATPSLAKKLGQSLNVLADISIAEAIKAADASQENMAEQFLKLKKLQWNKKIATKIYKQQSKQKWQKPPKIPLTADTVKLYQLLSCNIKETKESLKTEVTTSLWRELASLTLTQLIMFNRRRPGETQNLKLEDYKQQTGQKKDFQDEIYDSLPVAQKIASKRLSLIMTRGKRDRGVPVMLTPNMKDSIEILNNTRELAGVDPQNPYIFACPSGESLQPLRGYDCLHKYAQQCGAQNPERLTATNMRKHLATLSQILNLSESELEQLANHLGHNISVHKEYYRLPQDVIFLAKVSKLLLTAEKGHIHKYQGKALADFEIDNKELLSDREMSDENESEIDEVETQEIPDSQAHTTVNTKYKKRVISSRTKWSKHEETAVMNDPQLKKAIKTMHPPAYKACHDARENNACLQNRSITQIKSKVWNIIQKKSKAQLQKEH; this is translated from the exons ATGCCAACTGCTTCATGAAGGTTGCAAAAGATGATGTAATACCACATCTTTGTCTATATGCTAAGAAGAAAATACTACCAGGGGAGGAGATAACATATGACTATGGTGGTTATTGCCCTTGGAGAAAGAAG ACAACTAATGAAGAGCATGATGAAGTACCTCAGGAGGAAATGAATACTATG ACAACTAATGAAGAGCATGATGAAGTACCTCAGGAGGAAATGAATACTATG ACAACTAATGAAGAGCATGTTGAAGTGCCTCAGGAGGAAATGAATACTATG ACAACTAATGAAGAGCAGGATGAAGTACCTCAGGAGGAAATGAATACTATG ACAACTAATGAAGAGCATGATGAAGTGCCTCAGGAGGAAATGAATACTATG GAAACTGCATGCAAATCAACATCAGTCTCATTCACAG AATCCCCAAATGGTGCATTATATTTTGATGCTGATCTGAGAAAATACCATCATTCACTTG ATAACAACCCCAATGAGCCTGTGTTTTTGGATGAAATGACAGGGAATATGTACTCATATG ATATTTGTACTGTATCCTGCCAAGAG GAGTATCCTGAACTTCAACCAGTATTTGATAAAATGATGCAGCAAATAGAAGAACAG ACATCTGATGATGATAGTGACAAAGCTATCTACGAAGAAAATGATTCcaag ACatctgatgatgataatgacaaaGCTATCTACGAAGAAAATGATTCcaag ACatctgatgatgataatgacaaaGCTATCTATGAAGAAAATGATTCcaag ACatctgatgatgataatgacaaaGCTATCTATGAAGAAAATGATTCcaag ATTCCAAAAAGGCTAAGGAAACTTAGACAATTAAGAAGCTACTCTAAAGATGATGCTGTCGAAAGTGATTTTGTACCATTTGATGAAGAAAGCGACACCTCTTCAGAAGAAGATGCTAACACATCAGATGAAGGCTATGCTGCTGATGAGAATCAACCCAGTACTAGTAATAAGGTATGTGTATTATCAACAGAGTACACTGCCCCAGAGGAAAAATCAAAAAGAGCTTGGAACAGACAACACTACTGCATCTACTGTGAGAAAACTGTTCTACAAATAGCACGACATTTCAAAACTCATCATTTTGATGAATCATTGGTGATTAAGGCCTTAAATGAACCTAAAAAGTCAAAGGAACGAAATGCCATTTTTgaagaattaagaaaaaagGGGGACCATGCCCACAATATAAAAGTcttcaaagaaggaaaaggtCAACTTTTGGTGTATAAAAGACCACAAATGGGGCTACTGGATGCAGAGGATTTCATTCCTTGTCCAGATTGTCACGGATATTTTGCAAAAAGATCTCTCTGGAGACACCAGAAAAATTGCACCTCAGAATctaaaaatgaaagtaaacaaacctTGGGCCTTCGGAGAGCTGCCAGAGTACTGCTTCCCACAAAGGCAGACTGCAGTTCAAAACTGCAGAACATACTTGCAGGTATGAAGGCTGACAATATTGTATTAACAATACGTGCAGATCCTTGGTTATGCAAATTGGGGGAACACTACATCAATGACAGCCCAAATGCACACTACATTGTATCAGATAGGATGAGATCTGTTGCACGTCTTCTTCTCGAGACCCAAAAGCTAAATTGTGCCATAAAATCAGCTAAAGATTTAGTAAATCCATGCCATTTTGATAATGTAATTTCAGGTGTGAAGGGCTGCTGTGGGTTTGACGATGCATCGCAAATGTTTGCCACACCATCATTGGCTAAAAAGCTAGGTCAAAGCTTAAATGTGCTGGCAGATATAAGTATTGCAGAAGCAATAAAAGCTGCAGATGCTTCACAAGAGAACATGGCCGAGCAATTCTTAAAGCTTAAGAAATTGCAGTGGAACAAGAAAATTGCCACTAAAATCTACAAACAGCAAAGCAAACAAAAGTGGCAAAAGCCCCCTAAAATACCACTAACAGCTGATACTGTGAAATTGTATCAACTATTATCATGTAACATAAAAGAGAcaaaagaaagtttgaaaacagAGGTAACAACATCGCTATGGAGGGAGTTGGCCTCACTAACTCTTACACAACTGATAATGTTTAACAGACGTCGACCTGGGGAAACCCAGAATCTTAAACTGGAAGATTACAAACAACAAACAGGGCAAAAAAAAGACTTTCAAGATGAGATATATGATTCACTTCCAGTAGCACAAAAAATTGCCTCAAAAAGGCTAAGCCTAATAATGACAAGGGGTAAGCGAGACCGCGGTGTTCCAGTAATGCTAACCCCCAACATGAAAGATTCAATAGAAATACTGAACAACACTAGGGAACTTGCTGGTGTTGATCCCCAAAACCCTTACATCTTTGCATGCCCATCAGGGGAGTCTCTACAGCCTCTTCGTGGATATGATTGCCTGCATAAATATGCACAACAGTGTGGGGCTCAAAATCCTGAACGCCTTACAGCCACAAATATGAGGAAGCATCTTGCTACATTGTCACAAATTTTGAATCTTTCAGAATCAGAATTAGAACAACTGGCTAATCACTTGGGGCATAATATCAGTGTTCACAAAGAATACTACCGCCTTCCACAAGATGTGATATTTCTTGCGAAAGTCAGCAAACTGTTACTTACTGCTGAAAAGGGCCATATTCATAAGTATCAAGGAAAAGCTTTGGCAGATTTTGAAATAGATAATAAAGAACTCTTGTCAGATAGAGAAATGTCTGATGAGAATGAAAGTGAGATAGATGAAGTTGAAACTCAAGAAATACCTGATAGCCAGGCTCATACAACtgtcaatacaaaatacaaaaagagAGTAATATCCTCAAGAACAAAATGGAGTAAACATGAAGAAACGGCTGTCATGAATGACCCACAGCTTAAGAAAGCCATCAAAACCATGCATCCTCCTGCATACAAAGCATGTCATGATGCAAGAGAAAACAATGCCTGTTTGCAAAATAGGTCAATTACACAAATCAAATCCAAAGTTTGGAACATTATACAGAAAAAATCTAAAGCACAGTTACAAAAGGAGCATTAG
- the LOC139978628 gene encoding uncharacterized protein isoform X3, translated as MYNLRCRRQPTPNLNKKLADRNGLSVQWINKEKGRGVFATEEISSGEFLLQYRGDLTTRKNAEIRCQKKVADITYLYFFMHNGQNLCVDATKEDNSLGRLVNDDKRNANCFMKVAKDDVIPHLCLYAKKKILPGEEITYDYGGYCPWRKKTTNEEHDEVPQEEMNTMTTNEEHDEVPQEEMNTMTTNEEHVEVPQEEMNTMTTNEEQDEVPQEEMNTMTTNEEHDEVPQEEMNTMETACKSTSVSFTESPNGALYFDADLRKYHHSLDNNPNEPVFLDEMTGNMYSYDICTVSCQEEYPELQPVFDKMMQQIEEQTSDDDSDKAIYEENDSKTSDDDNDKAIYEENDSKTSDDDNDKAIYEENDSKIPKRLRKLRQLRSYSKDDAVESDFVPFDEESDTSSEEDANTSDEGYAADENQPSTSNKVCVLSTEYTAPEEKSKRAWNRQHYCIYCEKTVLQIARHFKTHHFDESLVIKALNEPKKSKERNAIFEELRKKGDHAHNIKVFKEGKGQLLVYKRPQMGLLDAEDFIPCPDCHGYFAKRSLWRHQKNCTSESKNESKQTLGLRRAARVLLPTKADCSSKLQNILAGMKADNIVLTIRADPWLCKLGEHYINDSPNAHYIVSDRMRSVARLLLETQKLNCAIKSAKDLVNPCHFDNVISGVKGCCGFDDASQMFATPSLAKKLGQSLNVLADISIAEAIKAADASQENMAEQFLKLKKLQWNKKIATKIYKQQSKQKWQKPPKIPLTADTVKLYQLLSCNIKETKESLKTEVTTSLWRELASLTLTQLIMFNRRRPGETQNLKLEDYKQQTGQKKDFQDEIYDSLPVAQKIASKRLSLIMTRGKRDRGVPVMLTPNMKDSIEILNNTRELAGVDPQNPYIFACPSGESLQPLRGYDCLHKYAQQCGAQNPERLTATNMRKHLATLSQILNLSESELEQLANHLGHNISVHKEYYRLPQDVIFLAKVSKLLLTAEKGHIHKYQGKALADFEIDNKELLSDREMSDENESEIDEVETQEIPDSQAHTTVNTKYKKRVISSRTKWSKHEETAVMNDPQLKKAIKTMHPPAYKACHDARENNACLQNRSITQIKSKVWNIIQKKSKAQLQKEH; from the exons ATGCCAACTGCTTCATGAAGGTTGCAAAAGATGATGTAATACCACATCTTTGTCTATATGCTAAGAAGAAAATACTACCAGGGGAGGAGATAACATATGACTATGGTGGTTATTGCCCTTGGAGAAAGAAG ACAACTAATGAAGAGCATGATGAAGTACCTCAGGAGGAAATGAATACTATG ACAACTAATGAAGAGCATGATGAAGTACCTCAGGAGGAAATGAATACTATG ACAACTAATGAAGAGCATGTTGAAGTGCCTCAGGAGGAAATGAATACTATG ACAACTAATGAAGAGCAGGATGAAGTACCTCAGGAGGAAATGAATACTATG ACAACTAATGAAGAGCATGATGAAGTGCCTCAGGAGGAAATGAATACTATG GAAACTGCATGCAAATCAACATCAGTCTCATTCACAG AATCCCCAAATGGTGCATTATATTTTGATGCTGATCTGAGAAAATACCATCATTCACTTG ATAACAACCCCAATGAGCCTGTGTTTTTGGATGAAATGACAGGGAATATGTACTCATATG ATATTTGTACTGTATCCTGCCAAGAG GAGTATCCTGAACTTCAACCAGTATTTGATAAAATGATGCAGCAAATAGAAGAACAG ACATCTGATGATGATAGTGACAAAGCTATCTACGAAGAAAATGATTCcaag ACatctgatgatgataatgacaaaGCTATCTACGAAGAAAATGATTCcaag ACatctgatgatgataatgacaaaGCTATCTATGAAGAAAATGATTCcaag ATTCCAAAAAGGCTAAGGAAACTTAGACAATTAAGAAGCTACTCTAAAGATGATGCTGTCGAAAGTGATTTTGTACCATTTGATGAAGAAAGCGACACCTCTTCAGAAGAAGATGCTAACACATCAGATGAAGGCTATGCTGCTGATGAGAATCAACCCAGTACTAGTAATAAGGTATGTGTATTATCAACAGAGTACACTGCCCCAGAGGAAAAATCAAAAAGAGCTTGGAACAGACAACACTACTGCATCTACTGTGAGAAAACTGTTCTACAAATAGCACGACATTTCAAAACTCATCATTTTGATGAATCATTGGTGATTAAGGCCTTAAATGAACCTAAAAAGTCAAAGGAACGAAATGCCATTTTTgaagaattaagaaaaaagGGGGACCATGCCCACAATATAAAAGTcttcaaagaaggaaaaggtCAACTTTTGGTGTATAAAAGACCACAAATGGGGCTACTGGATGCAGAGGATTTCATTCCTTGTCCAGATTGTCACGGATATTTTGCAAAAAGATCTCTCTGGAGACACCAGAAAAATTGCACCTCAGAATctaaaaatgaaagtaaacaaacctTGGGCCTTCGGAGAGCTGCCAGAGTACTGCTTCCCACAAAGGCAGACTGCAGTTCAAAACTGCAGAACATACTTGCAGGTATGAAGGCTGACAATATTGTATTAACAATACGTGCAGATCCTTGGTTATGCAAATTGGGGGAACACTACATCAATGACAGCCCAAATGCACACTACATTGTATCAGATAGGATGAGATCTGTTGCACGTCTTCTTCTCGAGACCCAAAAGCTAAATTGTGCCATAAAATCAGCTAAAGATTTAGTAAATCCATGCCATTTTGATAATGTAATTTCAGGTGTGAAGGGCTGCTGTGGGTTTGACGATGCATCGCAAATGTTTGCCACACCATCATTGGCTAAAAAGCTAGGTCAAAGCTTAAATGTGCTGGCAGATATAAGTATTGCAGAAGCAATAAAAGCTGCAGATGCTTCACAAGAGAACATGGCCGAGCAATTCTTAAAGCTTAAGAAATTGCAGTGGAACAAGAAAATTGCCACTAAAATCTACAAACAGCAAAGCAAACAAAAGTGGCAAAAGCCCCCTAAAATACCACTAACAGCTGATACTGTGAAATTGTATCAACTATTATCATGTAACATAAAAGAGAcaaaagaaagtttgaaaacagAGGTAACAACATCGCTATGGAGGGAGTTGGCCTCACTAACTCTTACACAACTGATAATGTTTAACAGACGTCGACCTGGGGAAACCCAGAATCTTAAACTGGAAGATTACAAACAACAAACAGGGCAAAAAAAAGACTTTCAAGATGAGATATATGATTCACTTCCAGTAGCACAAAAAATTGCCTCAAAAAGGCTAAGCCTAATAATGACAAGGGGTAAGCGAGACCGCGGTGTTCCAGTAATGCTAACCCCCAACATGAAAGATTCAATAGAAATACTGAACAACACTAGGGAACTTGCTGGTGTTGATCCCCAAAACCCTTACATCTTTGCATGCCCATCAGGGGAGTCTCTACAGCCTCTTCGTGGATATGATTGCCTGCATAAATATGCACAACAGTGTGGGGCTCAAAATCCTGAACGCCTTACAGCCACAAATATGAGGAAGCATCTTGCTACATTGTCACAAATTTTGAATCTTTCAGAATCAGAATTAGAACAACTGGCTAATCACTTGGGGCATAATATCAGTGTTCACAAAGAATACTACCGCCTTCCACAAGATGTGATATTTCTTGCGAAAGTCAGCAAACTGTTACTTACTGCTGAAAAGGGCCATATTCATAAGTATCAAGGAAAAGCTTTGGCAGATTTTGAAATAGATAATAAAGAACTCTTGTCAGATAGAGAAATGTCTGATGAGAATGAAAGTGAGATAGATGAAGTTGAAACTCAAGAAATACCTGATAGCCAGGCTCATACAACtgtcaatacaaaatacaaaaagagAGTAATATCCTCAAGAACAAAATGGAGTAAACATGAAGAAACGGCTGTCATGAATGACCCACAGCTTAAGAAAGCCATCAAAACCATGCATCCTCCTGCATACAAAGCATGTCATGATGCAAGAGAAAACAATGCCTGTTTGCAAAATAGGTCAATTACACAAATCAAATCCAAAGTTTGGAACATTATACAGAAAAAATCTAAAGCACAGTTACAAAAGGAGCATTAG